The Lycium barbarum isolate Lr01 chromosome 12, ASM1917538v2, whole genome shotgun sequence genome includes a region encoding these proteins:
- the LOC132623715 gene encoding uncharacterized protein LOC132623715, producing the protein MDKLLSAVENPKELIKLDSFDGSNFTRWKDKMIFLLTALKIFYVLDPSLPAPPEPTPEDTDATKAERKKREEDELLCRGHILNTLTDRLYDLYSNLKSPREIWTALQTAYENEKRERVEWFSHAVLGV; encoded by the coding sequence ATGGACAAATTATTGTCTGCTGTTGAGAATCCAAAAGAACTAATCAAACTAGATAGTTTTGATGGATCGAATTTCACTCGCTGGAAGGACAAGATGATTTTCTTACTCACTGCGCTGAAAATATTTTATGTCCTTGATCCATCGCTGCCTGCACCACCCGAACCTACCCCAGAAGATACTGATGCGACCAAAGCAGAGAGGAAGAAACGAGAAGAAGATGAACTGCTCTGTCGAGGTCATATTCTGAATACTTTGACTGATCGGTTGTATGATTTGTACTCCAATCTGAAATCTCCAAGGGAAATCTGGACGGCGTTGCAGACTGCTTATGAAAACGAGAAGCGAG